Within the Erigeron canadensis isolate Cc75 chromosome 6, C_canadensis_v1, whole genome shotgun sequence genome, the region GTCACTGTGGGAAAGTGAAGTTTGGGACTCGACAGACGAGGGTGGTAGTAATGTCTTGCCGTCTTTGAAGTTAAGCTATGACAATTTGCCACCACATATGAGACAATGTTTTGCTTTGTGTTCGATATTTCCAAAAGACCATGAAATGGATAAACAGTTGTTGGTTGAGCTTTGGGTGGCTTATGGTTTTGTTCCGTCCAGAGGAGATGCTGACTTGTATGATTTGGGCGAAGAGATTTTCAATGCTTTGGTTTGGAGGTCTTTCTTGCAAGATGTCAAAGAATGCATCTATGAAGGTACTACTACGTGTAAAATGCACGATGAAATGCATGCCCTTGCACAATCTGTTATGAAATATGAATGTTCAAGTGTAATGTCTGGTGAAGTACTAAAATTCCCGGAAGAGGTACTTCATTTGTCTTCTAATGATATATTAAATCTGTCAAATGAGGTGATGGCGAAAGCAAAATCCTTACGATCATTAGTTACTTTAGGCGGTGTTTCAAGGATTCCTACCCCTGACTACATCTTTGAGCAGAGGTATCTTAGAGTGCTACATTTAGGGTCAAGTTCTGATATGCTAACAGATTTGCCAGAATCAGTTGGAAATCTAAAATTTCTTAGGTATCTTAATGTCTCACGCTCAAAAATAGTTGTTTTACCTAACTCCATCGTTCAACTCCAAAACCTGCAAACTTTGAAACTGACTTTTTGTGAACATCTCTGTGAGTTACCTGAAGGTATCAGATACATGAGAAATCTTCGAGATTTGAATATACATGGATGTTGCTCACTTGATCACATGCCACATGGAATGGGACAGTTACGACACCTAAGAAGACTTAGTACATTTCTTGTGGGTCAGGGGGTCCAAATAAGCGAGCTGCAAGATTTGAATCATTTAGGAGGAGAGTTTAGCATAAAGGGACTTACGAATGTAAGAAATTCAATTCAAGCGGAGAGTGCTAACTTGAAgaagaaacaaaatataaattgcTTGAATCTATCCTGGAGTTCAAAGGATGGCAGTGAAGACCACAACCACTCACCGGCAGAAGAGGTTTTAGAGGCTCTTCAACCCCATTTGAATTTAAAGATGCTAACGATCTCTGATTATCAAGGCTCACGGTTTCCAGATTGGATGGCAAGTTTGGTCAATCTTGTTAGTATTACGTTTGAAGGCTGCAGAAGATGTGAAGACCTTCCTGCCCTTGGAAAACTACCCTTCCTTAAGGTTCTTGAACTAAAAGAAATGGATGTTCTAGAATATCTGGATAATGAAGAACCCGAGGATGAAGACTTATTTCCTTGTTTGGAGAAAATGGTCATCAATGACTGCCCAAATTTGATTAAACTGCCTTATATTCCGAAACTGAATTTGTTGCATATAATTGGAAGTAATGTGATGATTTTTAGATCAGTTGGGAAGCTCACTAGTCTTACCTGTCTTGAGATCGAGGGGTTCAAAGAGATGAAGTTGCTTCCGGATGACATGCTTAGCAATTTAACAGCTTTGGAGGAAATGCATGTGTGGGGTTGCCCGAGTCTGAGGAGATTACCACATGGGATACAAAATCTTGAAGCACTCAAATCTCTGGTGATTGGGGATTGTGAATTATTGGCATTAAGGTGTGAGAAAGAGGTAGGTGTGGATTGGTCCAAAATTGCTCATTGTCCCTATATAAAGATCGATGATCAAGTAATACAAGTCTTGTGACAACTGATTCAGTAAAGTGCTTCGTAATTCAGGTACTTAATTTACATTTCTGGTATCAACAAGGTTTCTGAAATTACACAATTAGTTCAGATGAAACGATATACATTAATGTAGGCATATAACTCGTAGTCATGATTTCTTCTTCATTTGTTTAGTGTAAACTAGGAGGTGATAACTTCTAAGTTTTTGCGGCTCCTCTTTTTCTTTAGTGTAAGTTAAGAGGTGATAACTTAGACTTCCAAGATTTTTGATTTCCGTGtaagtaatgaaattaaaacaTATTGTGTCTAAGAGAGTAAGATCTACTACATTAACTATCAGTCTTGATCTAAAGTAATTGTAAAAAtgcaagctaaaaaaaatacttctgaaataatatatttacaCCGATTATATTCTTGTGCAAAAAACAGACTTAATGAATCCGTAAACTAGTTCCCCTGCATCTCGATTATAAAAAAATGCTTTTAACTGATGTATGTTATGTTACCACATCTATGAATACCTTATACAGATTTCACAAATCAAACACTTGCTTATCAGTTATTTAATTCGCATAAACACACCTACAGTTTTTCTTATTTGATCAGGTTGTAAATAGCATTTGTTCTGACTAAGATACTTGGATGCAGGCAATTACTAGATTTTTAGGTCTGCCAGGAAGCTCACTGTGAAACCTAAAATTTGGGTTTCAAAGAGACGAAATTGCTTCCAGATGACAGGCATGCCATATTAACAGGTCTGCAGGAAAAACAAGTGCATGCATGAGAGGCAAGAGCCCTCCAATAGCCAAGCCAAAGTGATATAGTTATTAAATTCGTCTATACAAATTTTTGATTGTTGTTCGTTTACTTCATTTTCAACTTTGGTTGTAAACGTTAAAACACCGCAATGCTTATGTAtcataatgaataaataataaaatcaaattgtAGTTCTGGTGCCTCCTCTCGTGTCAGGTGCACTAACTATTGGTAAAGCTAGTTTGCAGTGACTTAACTAGCGCCAATCTTCTGTGGCGTCAACATGTTTAATACTCCAGTTAttacttaattacttattaaggAATCAATAGTATCTGTTAGACTGTAGGACCTGCCGTTACCTAGGATTCATTTAATTATTTGGtttgcatcatcatcatcatatatgcCATGCTTTCAAATTTTTCTGCTTCGTATTCTTATTTCAAATCTCAGTCTGATTGGATTTATCATAAATGCTAGTCTAGCACCTGTTAAGAAGCCTGTTGAGTAGGCTAAACTCCAAGAAAATACAGAGAGATCAGATAGAGACTTTTTGCTAATTTTTCTTCATACTCTTACTAATTCAGAATTACAATTTAAAGGGAAAATACTGAAGTAAACGTGGGGTCCTAAGTTActaaaaaaactgaaaataactttaaataaagaTAGTGGTACTACCACTCTTCTAACAATATGCATGCATAACAAATGTGAATAACTCCAACTTTGAAGAGTTCATGCTCCTTAAGTAGTGGGCTTGTTGACTGGGTCATTAGTTGGGATGGATCCCGGGTCAACTGTCACATGGGTCGTATCAGCACCATTGTGAAATCGTTACTTACATATGATGAGATAATTCAAATTCACATGTAATATCATTTGCTATATCGATGCTTTGGTTTCATCCAGGGCTGCAATTTGTGTATACCAAGAATCATGATCATGTACTGCAAGGATAGGAAATTACTATGCATAAAAACCAATTTGCTAATTTTCTAGTGAAATGTCATTTAAAGAGTTTCATTGGGTTACATGCTACTTTATAACAAGTTCTTTTTTTAATAGAGTTCAGCAAATATAGAAGACAAACTGGGAAAAGATCGCTATTTATTTTGTAGAAAATGTTAATATAGAAAAAATTGTGGTGATACAAactcaatcatctttttttttgtttttttttttttttacggcaTTCTATCCTACTCCTACTTCCaaattacacgtatgcctgGAAACCAGAACTCTCTAAAAACTCCTATTAGCCCaccccacaaatgtgggaagtgagactcgaacccaggtcaAAGAACCAACCCCATTATACAGtttttatctttgtgatataaaaaatgtttttcgTGAATCTGTTGCCCGAGCTCACCTGCATTCATGTTTCTttatacaaaatacaaaacaatgGTTTTCAACATACAGTTTATGAAACCAAATTAGCAGATACCAGAATGCAGATATCACAAGTCCAAAAATTTCGCCGACATTTGATAAAATCtagttaataatatatgttCTGATATCCAGATATAATAGGCTACAGAAATAGAACACTGGGAGTGTAAAAAATATCCTGGTGAAGGCTGCAATATAAACTGTCCAAACTTCAATACCTTTTGCATGTTTTGAATCTACCTACAACTACTGCTAGCTAACTTTAGGAGCAATTAAAGCCTTAAAGGTTTGTATGAATTATATATCAGCTCATAATTTAACATGACCCTACGCTATATACCCAATATATCCTTGCCCCAATAATCTTGGTCAAGTCggcatatattatatatatactaaaggGCATCTCGAGTTCATAGTGCTTTAATTGTTTTGCGCTGCCATGTTGCAGTTTCCGGATCAAACCTCAGTTCCCATGTAGGCCAGTAGTGCAGGTCTTGTTTCAATGTTAGCACCCGTGGCTTTCCATTGAGATACACTGTCTTAATACGAACAAATTCTCCATTTTCTATCTCCTGCATATACCATGAACGCAAGTGAAATCTCAAGATTAGAAGCAAAAACTGCTCTTGTAAAGCGTGTAAAACATCAAGGTGGCAGATAGGCATGTTGGGTCAAGAGGGTAACCTTGGTATGGCTTTGATCTGAAACACTTTGTCTGAAGTGTTTTAGGATTAATATACTTGTGTAGTTGTGTGTGTCAAATACTCGGGTTTATATGATAGCAATAGTGATAGAGGTTTATAGATAAAAAGACACTGTCCATGGGTCCTTTtaaaagcagtctctctactcaCAGGTAGGGGTATGACTGTCTACAtctaacctcccccataccttGCTTATGGCAGGGTTAAGTAAAGTTGAGTTGAGTTGTTTATGAATAAAAAGATTTAGAATTTAATGCATTACACACTTTGACATATTATCTTTTAAAGAGATAAAGGTATTTAAACTGCTAAagataaatcataaaataaaaccCAGATTGACCCACTCGAAAAATAAGATGTACCTTTGTTACGTTTACAAAGGCTTCCAAATCAGGAGTTGGTTTCCCATTAACTTCGACAATCCATTGAAGAGCATATAGGCCATATCTATGCACAGGACTTCCATGAGACCACCTGAAATTTCCAAAAGATTGTAATAATAAGCATTTACAGTAGcttgtatactaataaaaaaatgCAACCCTACCTTGTCACGTACACACCATGGCCTTCATCAGGCAAAAACCCGAGAGCACGCACTGCTGGATGAGGATCCTGTAAAAAACATCCACACCAATTGATCACACGAGTGGTTCCAAATCCGTCTCTCACATCCGTTCCAACAAGAAGCTCGATTTCATGCCCCTGAGAAACCACAATGAACTGCTATCATGAAAATTCCTGTCATTTCTTGAATACGTGAATGGATAATCACTCAACACACTGGCTAACCTCACGAAAGATGGTCAGCCCAAGTTTTCCTTCTGGGTCATCACAAAGATCTAATGCCTGGCATGCATCTTCAATATCATAAAAACACGTAATCGGTTTTTTATTGATTGCCAGCACCATATCGCCTTGTGTTAATAGATTTTCAGCTTTCGATCCTGCAAAACAACCTTTGACCCGTAAAACTTGACGTCTGACAGGGTCTTTTTTCACTAGAGCTTGGATCCAGTGGTCACTCAGCCCAAAACTTCTAGCCTTTGCAAGCAAAGTGGGATATAGCTCAACCTCCAAAATCCTAACAAGAGGCATTGATCTTTTAATGCCATTAATGAGAAGGGGTGGTCCTTTTGCACCAGATACTATCTTTGTGAGTATTTGGCTTATTGCATATATAGGGATACCCCTGACAAACTGATGATCTTCGGATGACCCGCTATATTTCAGCTGCAAAgcataacttattattataaattctCACTTATGAACATATGTAAAGAATATGAGTGTAAATACAAAGTACAAACCTGAGTTGAAAAACTTCCCCATATAGCTTTAACCCTCCCTTGTTCATCAGTAAGCGCTCCTGAAAAACTGCTGCCAAAATCTGCATGCATAAAGTCATTATAAACTACCCTTTCAAATAATAAACAGATGTGGGAACAGTCGATAACCGAGATTTACCAGTGTCGAGCTCAATTACTTCCATGTTTGTTGCCCTGTACCGTGGAGAATCAGCTGAGCTAATATTTAAAGCGGCACATGGGTTGGTAACAACCGATTTTCTAGATGTTGCCTGTAAATTCCTACTTAACCCCACTAGATAGACGGATTCACCACGGCGTAATGGAGGTTCTGAAATAAAAGGCCACAatgatgataaataaaataagaatggaATAATACTATCAAAGAAATATTAAATGTTGTAAAGCTTTGTGCCATTTCCTTTAAAACGGCTAAATTCACTGGTGCCTTGCAGAGATAATACCCACCTCTCACAACAGGTATAAACAAACCCATGCTTCATGGATATTCTAAAATCCATTTCCTTAAGGGTTGAAGGAAGGGACCCTGCCCCCGGTATCCCTTAGCTTGGATACCCACCTATACCACCCCGTAAGGCTTTGGGTGCCGGTGGAACACTTCCACTTAATTCCCACACGATATGGGCATCCTAAAGGATCGAACCCTTGTCATTTAAGACTTCCCCTGTGGACCCTAAGCATCATAGGTGACAGGTGCCACTTGGGTATTGCCACATTGGTATTATTATTGTTCCATTCATTCTTAAACCCAAAAACCAAATACACCCTTAGCTTAGAAGGAAACAAGTCAAATAGATTAAACAAGTTAAAAGTCAccaaaagtttgtgttttaagCACTATTAGAAAACGTAACACATTTAAAACCcggttttatataaaaactttgaaCAAAAAGTACGAGTCTACCCCAACCCCAACCGAATTACACGGTTATCAGAAACCGTTACCCAGTCCCCCTGTCCCGCACATTTTACCACCTCTCTAACATATTAACCTACCAGGAAGAAGTTCAGCAGCTCGCACTAGAGAAACCCCTGCAACTCCTAGTGCAGAAGGATCATATGATACAATAGCATAGTTGTGAACAGGATGAAGAAACACAACCTGGAAACTGATAAAAGTCAACTAAAGTTGTATAGATGCtaattagaaaacaaaagaaagtcAACCTCGCCAGGAATTTCCATTGGGAAGGCAGCAAATGAAAGCATAATGTCAGATGCTGATATAGCAACGGTGTTCTTGTCGACCACAACCAACCCCAAGTTCTCAGAATGATGTATGATCACCCCAGTTCCAAAAAAGTGTTGCGCGTGGACACCATCAAGCATACAAGATGATGGTACATAAACCTGAATAGTCAAACAAAAACTATCTACTCTTTAAGCGTGCACAGACTACAATTCTATTATCTTTGAGCTAAATGAGTAAGATGAGCTCCGGTTAACGCGTTATACTTACCTCAAACATGACAAGAGTTGGCTCGATCACACGCTCAGCAACACAACCATGAGGGTCTGTCACAACTGTATCTTCCTGAGATCTTGGGTCTTCTTGTATCTCAACCTTTGATTCATTTACAGTATAATCAGCAAGCATACTTGCCTCACCAGATAGACCTTCATCAACTCTTCGTTTTTTTACTATAATGCTGGGTTCATCTTGAGCATGCGGCTCAATTCTACTACTTGTGTCCGTACTGGTTATACCATTGACTAACTGTTTATTGGCATATTGCAGAGCTTGCTTTGCTATCCAAAAACCAGAATTGTCATCACGAGTGTAAATCTGAGGGGAGGCATACCACTCATGCCCATCAACAGTAACTAGAACCGACTGCAGccaaaagaatataaaatatcACATTGTCATATAGTAAGTAATCGAAAAACATATGGGTGTGTTTATGGATGATAAATGCTTAAAGATCGTAATCTACCTTCCTCCTATGACGATCCAAGTAGCTTATATATTCCAATGGAACCCTGGCTCCTCTAGAAAGTCTAGACAAAACCCTAATAAAGTCTTCAAGGTTTGAAATCTCTTCACCTGCAAACTTCTTTATAATGGCGTGACGTGGAACTCCAGCCCTAAAAAGCATATAACTGTAGACAACACAATAAGTATACTTGACTGAAAACGGTTCTACAGATTCAAAGAGCATTCAAAGAACTTACCCTGTTTCTGAGACATACACGAGACCACACTGAAAGCGAAAATTTCTGGCCTGTATAAAGAGGAAAGTTAGTTATAACTATTATAAGAGGAATAAACAGCATCAACATGCAAAAATAACAATTTACAAAAGACGATTGGATCAACCTGTTGATAGGAAAGAGGGTTTATCACAGCACCACTGACTTCCAAGAAGTAATTTGGAGTTATTGAGTGTAAATCTTGCACCTAAAGATAGCATGATGGGATAGTCAAAGTTTGAAGCTAAATGATAATGACGTGAgacaagaaattaaaaattcaGGTGAGTAACTGACCGTCAATTGAACAGTCAAAGGACTGCCACCCCTTTCAAGTTCTAATTCAACATTTTTGCCAACACTATCATCAAGCTGAATCTCCATCTTCAGAAACTGAGTAATCACCTGACGACATGTGCAATTAAAAACATAACTTCAGATAACATTAATATCTAACGAAAAAACTGATATCGAAATAAGTTCATATGCATCTAAAGGATGCTCTTTTGCTCAAATTTACAAACCTCTTTGTTCATGCGAACAAGCACGTCACCTGGCTCTAATTTTTTATGAGCTGGGCCACCTGGCACCTACAGAATGCCCATGAAGTCATGAGTACAAACATACTGGTGAATCTATATATTCTAGTAATGCACTAATAAATGAAAGAAACTTACAACAGAATCAACAACGAGCATTCCAGTTTCGCTTAGAGGAGATGCATGGCGCACCAACTATGTCAATCAAGGACTCAGATCAAGCTTCGGAATTAGTAAGAAGAAAAAATGCTGATAGAGTAATAAAAGTATGGACCTGTTCAGTTTCAGTTTGCAAACCAAACCGCCGAGTCTCATCAAATCCTTTGTGAAGAAAAGTGGTCTATATCATATGTATCATACAATCAGCAAAACCAAAGATAAGCATTCTAACAATAGTTAGCATGTGTCACATAAAGACAATAGAGAAATTCACGAACCTGGAGCGTACCACGTGGTATTGTAACTGCCTCCCATTTATCTTGGAAAGAATCTCTTCCCTTCTGTAAGAAATTCAGAGCCCTCACCACCTGTAACgtcataaaaaataatttgaaacttTGAAATATCAATGCTCCTAAATGTTAAAGATGTCAGATATACACATAAAAAAGGACCACCAAATTGAACCGGATGTTATAATTAGCTATATACTATACTTACGCGTTCTAAAGGTAAGAAAAAGGCTGAAGCGCTTGAAGACTTACTGCCAGCATTTAAAGCAACTGCTCTTCCCTGCCAATCAACAACTGGGGAACCACTTGAACCACCTTTAGTACCTGAAGCTGCCTGTTGTAAGCAGAGTAAagggaagaaaaagaaattacaaaTTTGTTATCTAAAACTTCAGTTGCAAACAAATCAGAAAACCAAATAATATGATTCAGTGTATCGAACAAAATCACTGTCACTCCTAGAATATGATTCAGTGTATCGAACAAAATCAGAAACTGGGCAATAGAATAGGAAAAGCAAACAAATCTAAGAAGACCAAATAATAAGACTGGTAAATATGCAAAAGTATAGTAGTATGTAACAAATCTAAGAACATCACCTGCATGTAGAATGTATTGAAATCGTTGTAGCCATCCCTGCAGAAAGCAGAAGACTAGTTATTGCTTCTGCCTTGAAAATCTACGTATTTTATAGAAAAGcaaaatgtataaaatactGTTTAGTATAtagtactttttatagtacggAGCATCCCTATCCAAACGAGCAATGGTACCAGCCAAAATAGAGATCTGCAAATTAAGACCAATAGTGAATACTTGCATGAAGAATATCAAACAGATGTGGCCCAACATAAATGAAGCTGATACGGAAAAACACCCACATAGACAACAAAGTAAAAGAGTGAGGTGTTGAAAACCTAGGACTCGATGACAAGATGGTCAAACCAAACTACCAAACAATTCAaacctaaatatataaatataatgaagTATACAACTGTGGAGTGACATAAGCTTGATATAATGCAAAAAAAGTGGCAACTTTCGTTTAAATGGCAGAAAAGAAGTGAAACATCAATTCTTCATAATATTTTTTCAGCTAGCCAATAGAATTTAGACGCCTGTtgataaaaatacaatattacAATCAAAGAATAACTTTCATGAAGGAACGTAAATGCCCTCCCAAATATCACACATAGGCAACTCCAGATATCAAGTAGAATAGACAAAGTTTCCACAAACAAAGATTCATATACCTTCTCTCCACTATCATTACCGACAACTCTGATTTCCAATCCAACACAAGCAGCGTCTGGAGCAAGAGGGATCTCTTCATAGCTCAGGAATTGAATCGCAGCAGGATCATaacaaaaaaatccaaaatcgTGAATCTAAAAGTTGGAAAGGCAATTTTGAAGGGATTAGTATATTTTCGTATTGTAGCTTTCATagaaattatatattgtttttgtcaTACCTGTTTTTATCAGGTAGCCAAGCcaatatattatatctatatgtcCACAGCTAATAAACCTATCATCAAAGGTAACAACCTTCATATTACACACAGATTTTAAACCAATTATATCTGCAACAAGGGTATTTGTTTACACGTGATGTGATGTGACATGGATTCTAACCTGTTGGTAACCACTCCATGAAATTTAGTCTGACAAAAAAATCAATGGAATCGAAATCCACCTGTTCGACTTAGCATACTTGGCGAGTCTGATTATGTAAAAAGGCTTGTAAGTCCTTCGTGATCCTTTGTACTCGAAATATATATGCAAGTGGTATTTCAGGTAGAAAGAAACATGAAAGCCGAAACCTTTTTACATAAGCAGACAGCAGATTGGACACTATTCAGATGCTAAATCAAAAAGACAAAGAGGGTGGTTTTACAAATCCagcaaaaaaaaactttgaaaactTTCGCGGGGTGACTCATGACTGGGATTGATGACTGCCAACACGCCAAGAATCCAAGTCCACGTATATAAAAATTCAACTGTGGTGGATAATCAGATTATCAGAGATCAAAAAAGTTAACCTTTGACGATAGATGCTAATTGTGGACATAAACAATACACGAATTCAATGATTGTATgttcttttgtttatatcaGCAATGGCAAAAACGTGTGGGTTGGGCAAAAACAATAAACGATTTCAATGGAAACTCCGATATTACACAAACACActttacaaaaacaaaacataacacATATACTAAATCAAGCAACTCACAGGGTCCCTATAGATTGGATAGACAGGAATCTCTTCACGATTCACAAACATAGCTTCGGCTACCACCGGAcctgcattaaaaaaaaaaaaaaacaacttacaCATTGACTTTACAATCTAATAACATAACATCTCAACTAACAATAAAGGCAAATTACGAAGCTTTATCTCAAAAGATGCATCGAAATTTAAAACAAACAATATTTACTtggatagtcaataaaactcaTATGAAATTcaattacacatatataaattataaattggaGTCATCAAGATACAAAATTGatacaatgtatatatatatatatatatatgaaagggAAGTAGTTGACCTGGTTTAACGACATGACGATTGGTAAGTATAATTCCACGTGTCTTATCAACAACAAAGCCAGTAGCGTAGCTGGAACCAGCGGGTTCAGTATCGAAAGCTCGAGTGGCGGTGGTTCGGAGCACAACCACCGCCGGAACTACTTTCTGTAATGCCTTTCTCCAATCTTCAGCTGTCGCCTGCAgcttttctttatctttttccaTTCCTAGTTTATTATCtattctatctatatatatatattatcttctgtgtatctatctataatatatatatctatatgtattgatgtatatatgtactggTTGAACTTGTTCTTGCTGGGGCGATGGGAAGGAAGAAAGAGAGAGTTGATAATTgagattttttatatttttttaatttatttattgtcaACTCGCTATTTCGTCCTTTTGGGTTTCATGCTCTTCGCTTTACAACTAGTTTTGATAAACTACCAATTATAGATTTACACGTGGATTTTATTGTCATCAACTGAAGTGAAAGTTGGGGTAGTTTTGGTAATTCGTTATAGAAATTtcgtttttttgtttattttttttttttttacttttgagatAATAAAAATATGCATACTGAATTAATCATCAATTATCCAGTGTCTACAGGCCTGGGACCATTAGCCACTGTCAACGGTTAGCTTCAAAGAAAGAGCA harbors:
- the LOC122606326 gene encoding putative disease resistance protein RGA3: MGDPIISSVITQLMERSTSLATQDFAVLWGLKSDLKSLRTIFTQIQSVLADAETKQRKNIHLQNWLRKLRTVSFEVENVLEEVSTEALLRRLHVERGIKNNLSTFFSATNPLQFRINMVRKVKRVKERLELIALERDKFELIEGVVGKLDDFCSYNNNVDIGNLVFSDNIDNIELVIGRDMDKECIVDKICSDFDIVDHDFENVDNVNVSVCVVWGVGGVGKTTFVETVYKDLRVGKVFDLKMWVRGSGEFSAVRLFREVLKSVEGGDLGDMECLEVGTLRRRVEERLGGRRFLLVLDDVGKIGSKADWDGLMEGLRCGSRGSVVLVTSRSVEVADMMGTDCKLVYPLGCLSEDDSWNLFRRYAFDERKVLDGIEFERIGKEIVKKCEGLPLALKVVGSLMCIKSSVNEWLSLWESEVWDSTDEGGSNVLPSLKLSYDNLPPHMRQCFALCSIFPKDHEMDKQLLVELWVAYGFVPSRGDADLYDLGEEIFNALVWRSFLQDVKECIYEGTTTCKMHDEMHALAQSVMKYECSSVMSGEVLKFPEEVLHLSSNDILNLSNEVMAKAKSLRSLVTLGGVSRIPTPDYIFEQRYLRVLHLGSSSDMLTDLPESVGNLKFLRYLNVSRSKIVVLPNSIVQLQNLQTLKLTFCEHLCELPEGIRYMRNLRDLNIHGCCSLDHMPHGMGQLRHLRRLSTFLVGQGVQISELQDLNHLGGEFSIKGLTNVRNSIQAESANLKKKQNINCLNLSWSSKDGSEDHNHSPAEEVLEALQPHLNLKMLTISDYQGSRFPDWMASLVNLVSITFEGCRRCEDLPALGKLPFLKVLELKEMDVLEYLDNEEPEDEDLFPCLEKMVINDCPNLIKLPYIPKLNLLHIIGSNVMIFRSVGKLTSLTCLEIEGFKEMKLLPDDMLSNLTALEEMHVWGCPSLRRLPHGIQNLEALKSLVIGDCELLALRCEKEVGVDWSKIAHCPYIKIDDQVIQVL
- the LOC122603768 gene encoding protease Do-like 7 encodes the protein MEKDKEKLQATAEDWRKALQKVVPAVVVLRTTATRAFDTEPAGSSYATGFVVDKTRGIILTNRHVVKPGPVVAEAMFVNREEIPVYPIYRDPIHDFGFFCYDPAAIQFLSYEEIPLAPDAACVGLEIRVVGNDSGEKISILAGTIARLDRDAPYYKKDGYNDFNTFYMQAASGTKGGSSGSPVVDWQGRAVALNAGSKSSSASAFFLPLERVVRALNFLQKGRDSFQDKWEAVTIPRGTLQTTFLHKGFDETRRFGLQTETEQLVRHASPLSETGMLVVDSVVPGGPAHKKLEPGDVLVRMNKEVITQFLKMEIQLDDSVGKNVELELERGGSPLTVQLTVQDLHSITPNYFLEVSGAVINPLSYQQARNFRFQCGLVYVSETGYMLFRAGVPRHAIIKKFAGEEISNLEDFIRVLSRLSRGARVPLEYISYLDRHRRKSVLVTVDGHEWYASPQIYTRDDNSGFWIAKQALQYANKQLVNGITSTDTSSRIEPHAQDEPSIIVKKRRVDEGLSGEASMLADYTVNESKVEIQEDPRSQEDTVVTDPHGCVAERVIEPTLVMFEVYVPSSCMLDGVHAQHFFGTGVIIHHSENLGLVVVDKNTVAISASDIMLSFAAFPMEIPGEVVFLHPVHNYAIVSYDPSALGVAGVSLVRAAELLPEPPLRRGESVYLVGLSRNLQATSRKSVVTNPCAALNISSADSPRYRATNMEVIELDTDFGSSFSGALTDEQGRVKAIWGSFSTQLKYSGSSEDHQFVRGIPIYAISQILTKIVSGAKGPPLLINGIKRSMPLVRILEVELYPTLLAKARSFGLSDHWIQALVKKDPVRRQVLRVKGCFAGSKAENLLTQGDMVLAINKKPITCFYDIEDACQALDLCDDPEGKLGLTIFREGHEIELLVGTDVRDGFGTTRVINWCGCFLQDPHPAVRALGFLPDEGHGVYVTRWSHGSPVHRYGLYALQWIVEVNGKPTPDLEAFVNVTKEIENGEFVRIKTVYLNGKPRVLTLKQDLHYWPTWELRFDPETATWQRKTIKAL